A window of Oncorhynchus kisutch isolate 150728-3 linkage group LG10, Okis_V2, whole genome shotgun sequence contains these coding sequences:
- the gpatch8 gene encoding G patch domain-containing protein 8 isoform X1, giving the protein MSLAGICVLTCPFHPLLIVCVCGFCVIVKCVLASWELKWFHFHQGNTETGGNHFDQYEEGQLELEQASLDKPIESDNIGHRLLQKHGWKLGQGLGKTMQGRTDPVPIILKYDVMGMGRMEMELDVAEDATEKRKVLEVEKEVTEELQQKYKDQVEKEKAIAKALEDLRANFYCELCEKQYQKHQEFDNHINSYDHAHKQRLKELKQREFARNVSSRSRKGGKKQEKLLRRLHVLAEQRKQQNRTPGSGPMFKPTTVAVDGEKGEEGSAVTPEYVPPADTAMEGLSVEEKSSGGQASPKPAPTVSFSLGKSSSSPAGASKVSVSFSFAKKPPVKLETVAAVFAKLHQDDEEEGGQEEGGEKAVGQEETSGCSTESPKGGGGGGNGTAGPEEEEEQQQEEQLYQEQPEQQEEEDDGASLASTLNKLKMMMKKEEGWAGQEPEYYHYIPPTHCRVKPRFQFLVFMKATDQCEIREQEEDEEVEEKEVKKTEKVVVEVSEQTQPKATECKSEEPEKTPAAPVTEPTSPKLKTEEASASLTDPPPTMAPTPVPGSKQETPVPEPNSGPKIPSGPFFLVLSKDESTTLQWPSELLDFTKAQPALSYSCNPLYFDFKLSRNKGGRAGRAAKSSKPAGEGAEKKNNPEAAAAVNEGNAAAATTTTTTPGPSTDNTGKEQPSLKIEGSQGETEEQKLQSSTSGAKKKKKKKKKKHKKSGKGSKRKEKEKGAIVDGDAETEILGEKTKKKKKHKRKKSKNKGEEGEEGGGGGDKEKPKEDKAVAATVSSAPPAPAGTGSATGAEPGKRKRPAKEALQKSGEKEGGAGKGSDEAKPSEEHNGTKRLKTDPSAPPSASCSSSAQKSPGPGRPPSSESEEEGGGGSASRSSRRRSTPREGRRHQSDDSGRSRSRSSRRGEGRGSSRRRHRGQASRSQSDSSSSERSSSAYSRRSRSYSDSYSDDSDGGRHRRHSKRSSDSEYDRRGSGGRRRSRRRHYSSSSSEDSRSRSRSHSRRKRHQQRHRSSSRSSSSRSRSSSARSWRRSYSRSHSSASRSSSSTKGSPHRGRGGQGGHRGRADSATRRRDFNRSCIYRSQSPRSASSRAPNRNSSSQSQRAGGSRGEGDQRNSSSHFTARQLLDKIQSRKGSDVPTTGTKSGAKIKDPPSGYFGPKLPPALGNKSMLPLFGKLQAGKKFPAIPLTRPDGGEKSSAGKGSDAVAEVILMEPIREFPPPPPPPPAHKKVEETVVVVQEARHLTLDARVLHEPRPLFHQEPSMLMPQYQGDPGQDPSQNPMMESLIPDMHQQPPPMHAYPNYPPPSLEEEDMGVEAEEDDLAPLESQPITFTPEEMEKYGKLQQAAQQHIQQQLLAKHIKTFPSAAAAQAAANMAAAANHLQPAPPPPQQQMIQIHQPAVSAASATSITTVQHLIQQHHAAQAAAMGIHPHGPHPHPQLAQVHHIPQHHLTPISLSHLGHSLGHTLGHQLGVGHAGLIPAHHTAFLSGQPIHIIPASALHHHSPLALHHIPHSSLYPTLFAPRHSNAAAAAALQLHPFLHPIFSGQDLQHPPNHGS; this is encoded by the exons GACCAGGTGGAAAAGGAGAAGGCCATCGCCAAAGCCCTGGAAGACCTGCGGGCCAACTTTTACTGTGAGCTGTGTGAGAAACAGTACCAGAAGCACCAAGAGTTTGACAACCACATCAACTCGTACGACCACGCTCATAAGCAG AGGCTTAAGGAGCTGAAGCAGAGGGAGTTTGCGAGAAACGTGTCATCACGCTCCCGGAAGGGTGGGAAGAAGCAGGAGAAGCTGCTACGCAGGCTGCATGTGCTGGCTGAGCAGAGGAAACAGCAGAACCG TACCCCGGGAAGTGGTCCCATGTTCAAACCCACCACCGTGGCAGTAGATGGGGAGAAGGGTGAAGAGGGGAGTGCTGTAACCCCTGAGTATGTCCCCCCTGCAGACACTGCCATGGAGGGCCTGTCAGTGGAGGAGAAGAGCAGTGGGGGTCAGGCCTCCCCCAAACCAGCCCCCACCGTCAGCTTCTCCCTGGGGAAGAGCAGCTCATCCCCGGCCGGGGCCTCTAAGGTCAGCGTGTCCTTCTCCTTCGCCAAGAAACCCCCGGTGAAGCTGGAGACGGTCGCAGCAGTGTTCGCTAAACTCCATCAGGAtgacgaggaggaggggggacaggaggagggaggggagaaggccGTGGGACAGGAGGAGACGTCAGGCTGCAGCACCGAGAGCCccaagggaggaggaggaggggggaatggaACAGCAGggccggaggaggaggaggagcagcagcaggaggagcaactATATCAAGAACAACCAGAGCAGCAGGAGGAAGAAGATGATGGCGCCTCCCTAGCCTCCACTCTCAACAAGttgaagatgatgatgaagaagGAGGAAGGCTGGGCAGGCCAGGAGCCTGAATACTACCATTACATCCCACCAACCCACTGCAGAGTCAAACCCCGCTTCCAGTTCCTGGTGTTCATGAAGGCCACAGACCAGTGTGAGATCAGGGAGCAAGAAGAAGATGAAGAGGTGGAAGAGAAGGAAGTGAAGAAGACCGAGAAGGTGGTAGTAGAGGTTTCTGAGCAGACACAGCCAAAAGCTACTGAGTGCAAATCCGAGGAGCCAGAGAAGACTCCTGCAGCTCCAGTCACAGAGCCCACATCACCTAAACTGAAGACTGAAGAGGCCTCTGCCAGCTTAACAGACCCCCCTCCCACAATGGCCCCCACCCCAGTACCAGGCAGCAAGCAGGAGACCCCAGTCCCAGAGCCCAACTCGGGCCCCAAAATCCCCAGCGGCCCCTTCTTCCTGGTCCTGAGCAAAGACGAGAGCACCACTCTGCAGTGGCCCTCGGAGCTGCTGGATTTTACCAAGGCTCAGCCCGCTCTCTCTTACAGCTGCAACCCCCTGTACTTCGACTTCAAACTGTCCCGCAACAAAGGGGGCCGTGCTGGACGAGCAGCAAAGTCCTCCAAGCCCGCTGGTGAAGGAGCTGAGAAAAAAAACAATCCTGAGGCAGCTGCTGCAGTCAATGAGGGGAAtgctgctgctgccaccaccaccaccaccacccctgggCCCAGCACTGACAACACTGGTAAGGAGCAGCCCTCCTTAAAAATAGAGGGTTCCCAAggggagactgaggaacaaaagcTACAGAGTAGCACAAGCGGagccaagaagaagaaaaagaagaagaagaagaagcataaGAAATCTGGGAAAGGCTCCAAGCGCAAAGAAAAAGAGAAGGGAGCCATAGTGGACGGGGACGCAGAAACTGAGATCCTAGGAGAGAAAaccaaaaagaagaaaaaacacaaacgaaagaagagcaaaaacaaaggtgaggagggggaagaaggaggtggtggtggtgataaggaAAAGCCTAAAGAGGATAAAGCAGTAGCCGCAACGGTTTCTAGTGCTCCCCCAGCACCAGCAGGAACAGGATCTGCTACAGGAGCGGAACCTGGGAAGAGGAAACGACCAGCCAAAGAAGCACTTCAGAAGTCCGGGGAAAAGGAAGGTGGGGCAGGGAAAGGCTCTGATGAGGCCAAGCCCTCTGAGGAGCACAACGGCACCAAGCGTCTGAAGACAGACCCCAGCGCCCCACCCAGCGCTTCCTGCTCCTCCTCGGCCCAGAAGAGCCCCGGGCCAGGCAGACCACCCAGCAGTGAGAGTGAGGAGGAAGGAGGTGGAGGCTCAGCTTCCCGATCCAGCCGCCGCAGGTCCACGCCCCGGGAGGGGCGCCGGCACCAGAGCGATGACTCCGGCCGCTCCCGAAGCCGCTCGTCGCGTCGGGGAGAAGGGCGAGGGAGCAGCCGGCGGCGGCACCGCGGCCAGGCCTCCCGTAGCCAGTCAGACTCCAGCAGCTCGGAGCGCTCCTCGAGCGCCTACAGCCGGCGCAGCCGCAGCTACTCAGACAGTTACAGTGACGACAGTGACGGAGGCCGCCACCGGAGACACTCTAAACGCTCCTCTGACTCCGAGTACGATCGACGGGGAAGCGGCGGGCGGCGGCGCTCCAGAAGACGTCACTATTCTTCCTCGTCTTCGGAGGACTCTCGCTCCCGCTCACGCAGCCACAGCCGCAGGAAGAGGCACCAGCAGCGGCACCGGAGCAGCTCCCGGAGCTCTAGCAGCAGGAGCCGCAGCAGCAGCGCCAGGTCATGGAGACGCAGCTACAGCCGCAGCCACAGCTCAGCCAGCCGCTCCTCCAGCTCTACTAAGGGCTCCCCTCACCGGGGTCGGGGAGGCCAGGGGGGCCACAGGGGCCGGGCAGACAGTGCTACACGGCGCCGAGACTTCAACCGCTCCTGCATCTACCGTTCCCAGTCCCCCCGCTCTGCCTCGTCACGAGCCCCAAACCGCAACAGCAGCTCCCAGAGCCAGAGGGCAGGGGGGTCCCGGGGAGAAGGAGATCAGAGGAACTCTTCCTCACACTTCACCGCCCGTCAGCTTCTGGATAAGATCCAGTCCAGGAAGGGATCTGATGTCCCAACCACAGGGACCAAGTCTGGCGCCAAGATCAAGGACCCACCATCGGGCTACTTTGGGCCCAAACTGCCTCCAGCTCTGGGCAATAAGTCCATGCTGCCCCTGTTCGGTAAGCTGCAGGCAGGGAAGAAATTCCCTGCGATCCCCCTGACCCGGCCCGATGGTGGAGAGAAGTCATCAGCAGGGAAAGGTTCAGATGCCGTGGCAGAGGTCATCCTGATGGAGCCCATCCGGGAGTTCCCCCCACCGCCTCCCCCTCCACCAGCTCATAAGAAGGTGGAGGAGACGGTAGTAGTAGTTCAGGAAGCCCGCCACCTCACCTTGGACGCACGGGTTCTTCATGAGCCCCGGCCACTGTTCCATCAGGAGCCCTCCATGCTGATGCCCCAATACCAGGGCGACCCGGGACAGGACCCCTCCCAGAACCCCATGATGGAGTCCCTCATCCCCGACATGCATCAGCAGCCACCCCCCATGCACGCCTACCCCAACTACCCCCCGCCCagcctggaggaggaggacatgGGCGTGGAGGCAGAGGAGGACGATCTGGCCCCGCTGGAGAGCCAGCCCATCACCTTCACCCCAGAGGAGATGGAGAAGTACGGCAAGCTGCAGCAGGCCGCCCAGCAGCACATCCAGCAGCAGCTCCTGGCCAAGCACATCAAGACCTTCCCCTCAGCCGCAGCAGCACAGGCTGCAGCGAACATGGCTGCAGCAGCGAACCATCTGCAGCCggcaccccctcccccccagcaGCAGATGATCCAGATCCACCAGCCTGCTGTGTCTGCAGCCTCGGCTACCTCCATCACCACAGTACAACACCTCATCCAGCAGCACCATGCTGCTCAGGCTGCAGCCATGGGCATCCACCCACACGGACCCCACCCGCACCCCCAGTTAGCCCAGGTCCACCACATCCCCCAGCACCACCTCacccccatctccctgtctcaccTGGGACACTCTCTAGGCCACACTCTGGGCCACCAGTTGGGAGTGGGACACGCTGGACTGATCCCTGCCCACCACACGGCCTTCCTCTCTGGCCAGCCCATACACATTATCCCAGCCTCAGCACTTCATCACCACAGCCCCTTAGCTCTCCACCACATACCACACTCATCCCTCTACCCAACGCTGTTCGCCCCCCGGCACTCTAACGCAGCTGCGGCAGCCGCACTACAGCTCCACCCCTTCCTGCACCCCATCTTCTCAGGGCAGGACCTCCAGCACCCCCCTAACCACGGCTCCTGA